DNA sequence from the Flavobacterium lipolyticum genome:
GAGGAGTTAAATCGATGCGCAAATCAGGTTGCTCATTTTTTGCTGGAAGAAGCTGCTATCAAAAAGGAAGAAAAGATAGGATTAGTATTAAATAATGGATTCTACAGCATCGCTTCCAGGTTAGGAGTGTTAAAAGCTGGAGGATCCTACTTAGTTTTAATGCCGACAGCCCACGAAAACCATTTAGCATCGATGATTTCTGATTTTGAAATCCAAACATTAATCATTGAGAAGGAATTTATAGAACAGTCAAATAGGCTTCAATGGAGCTCAGCTACTCTGAAAAATTATTTATGTGTAGACAGCAATGATGTAAAAGCGGAGAAGGAGTATCGTGATAATATAATGATGAGCCAAGAACTTTGGGACCATGTGGGGAGAAGGGCTGATGATCAAATAACAAGTGGGGGATGGATAAGTAGTTATACAGGAGAAGCCATTTCGGATATAGAGATGGAGGAATATTCCATGAACGCCTATAATAAGCTCAGGAATAGTCTTCATTCTGACATGAGAGTACTGGAAATAGGATGTTCTTCCGGAATAACCTTAAGTAAGATTGCTCCTGAAGTTGCCCTGTATTACGGAACAGATTTATCTCCGATTATTCTCTCCGGAACTGAAAAAATGATTGCTGAGAACGGAATTAAAAATGTGAAATTAAAGCAACTGGTAGCGCATGAAATAGGAGAGCTGGAAGAGAAGGACTTTGATCTCATCATTATAAATAGTGTAATCCAAAATTTTCACGGGCATAATTATTTTCTTAAGGTGATAAAGGAAGGAGTTAAGTTGCTTAAAGAAGATGGAAAAATCTTTATTGGTGATATTATGGACATCAATAAGAAGTCTGAAATGCTAGAGGACTTGCATCAATTTAAACAAGATAACAAGGATAAAGGCTATACTACGAAGACTGATTTTTCGTCAGATTTTTTTGTGTCGAAAGGATATTTTGAGGACCTTATTATAACCGAAAAGAACATCGTAGAGGTGTCTGTTAGTGATAAGATAAGAACAATAGAGAATGAATTGACTAAATATCGTTATGATGTCATCTTGCAAATTGATAAGAGGCAGGTAAAAATAGTAACGGAAGAAGAAAATATTCAACAAAGAAAAATAAAAAGACAATATGACAGGACGGATCTGGTAGTAAGATCTGAAGTAAACCCGGAGATACAGGTTTCAGCAGACCAGGTAGCGACCATCATTAGTAATTTTGATACTGTCGACGAGCAAAAATCCTTGCTCATTCGTCATAGTGATGTAGTAGGGTTATTTAAAATGGATAGCACCTTATTTGACTATGGAAGTAGTAACAAATGGGCAACTTTCCTTCAAAGAACCCCTTCGATATTGGAAATTTATGGGACGCTATTGTTTGGATCTGAGCTTGTCTTGGTTCCGGAATTGCTTCAGCATAATGAATCATTATTAGAGTTTCTGGAAAAAGAAAGCGTAACACATCTGAGTGTAGAAGCCTCTGCTGTTTCTAATTTATTATTGGCGAAAGAGTTGTATAATAAAGATTTAGAAATCTGCAGTTTGATTGTGGATGATGAAGTAGTAACAGACGATAAATTTCAGGAATCTATCACGAATTCAGCATTTAGAATAATCAATAAGCGCGAAATAACAAATGATTCATTTCCGACTTTTGATTGGATTTTCACAAAAGAAGAAGAGCACGAACTATTGTTCACTTTCAACGATACAGCAGTAGCCTATCCGAAGGACAAGACAATTGTAGACTTGTTTGAAGAACAGGCTGCAAAGACACCGGATAACATCGCCATAGTCTTTGAAGATACAGAACTGACTTACAGGGAGCTTAATGAGCGATCCAATCAGTTGGCGCATTACCTAATAGAAAATTACAACATTCAGCCGGATGATCTGATAGGGATACAATTGGAGCGAAGTGAGTGGATGATTGTGTCGATACTGGGTGTGTTAAAATCGGGAGGAGCTTATGTTCCTATTGATCCGCAATACCCTCAGGAAAGAATAGACTATATTAAAGAAGATACTCAGTGTAAGGTTTGCCTGGATGAGCAAGAGTTAAGCAAGTTCAAAGAAAATCAGGAGCGTTATGCTAAAGATGCAGAGACTCGCAGGTCTCAACCGGAGAACCTGATTTATGTGATCTACACCTCAGGTTCGACAGGGAATCCAAAAGGAGTAATGCTCGAACATAGCGGTCTGGTAAACAGAATGCTTTGGATGAAACGTGACTTAGAAGTGAAAGAGGCAGATGTGTTTTTACAGAAAACACCTGTAACGTTTGACGTTTCGGTTTGGGAGTTATTCCTCCCATTGGTTTGTGGCAGTAAGCTTGTTTTTGCAAAACCGGAAGGGCATAAAGACCCGGTCTACTTAGAGGAGCTATTAGAATCACAAAAAATAAGTATTATTCACTTTGTTCCTTCGATGTTGAGTGCAGCGTTGGACACTATAAAGTGGGATAAACTGGAATGTTTGCAGCATGTAATATGCAGTGGAGAAGCTTTATCAAAAAGAATCGAATCATCCTTTAAAGCAAAGGCTCCTTTTTCGAGCTTGCATAATTATTATGGACCAACGGAAGCTTCGATAGATGTCACCGCAATAAACTTAAGCCAACACCCAACTGTGGGTCATGAAGTTTTGATAGGCAAGCCTGTTGACAATACACAGATTTACATCGTAAATGAAAAGAATTCGCTTCAGCCGGTTGGGGTTTTAGGCGAGATTCTGATTGGAGGAGATCAGGTAGCACGAGGTTATTTAAATAAGGAAGCGTTAAGTCAGGAGAAGTTTATAACAAATCCTTTTAGAGCAGGAGAGCGTTTGTACAAAACAGGCGATTTGGGTCGTTGGCTACCCGATGGCAACATTGAGTTCATAGGGAGAAAAGACGATCAGGTAAAAATAAGAGGACACAGGATAGAACTTGGAGAGATAGAACATGCTTTAGTAAAACATGAAGATGTAAACCAGGCAGTTGTTTTAGCCAGAGAGAACGAGTCAGCAGAGAAAGAACTTGTGGCGTATATCGTTTCTAATATTGAGCAGAACGCAAGTGATTTACGAACTTATTTAAAACAGTCGTTGCCGGAATATATGCTTCCGACGTACTTTGTTCAACTCGAGGCCATCCCATTAACAGCCAGTGGTAAAATAGACAAAAAAGCATTACCGAATCCTGAGGGTGCGGGACTATCAAGTGGTGTTGCCTATGTAGCGCCACGAAATGAGCTGGAAGAGAGACTGGTAAATATTTGGGAAGAAGTACTGGAAAGAGAAAATATTGGGATCAATGATGACTTTTTTGCATTGGGAGGCCATAGCTTAAAAGCAGTTCGTCTGAGCAATGAGTATCAAAAGAAAATAGCAGTTAATTTATCGTTAGAAGAATTATTTGCGCACACCAGCGTAGCTTCTCATGTGGCTCTGATAGCATCTTCAAAAAGAGAAGAATTCATTAAAATTAAAACAATAACTCCTCAGTCGGATTATGCGCTCTCAGATGCTCAAAGAAGACTATGGATTGTGAGTCAATCTGAAAAAGGATCGATAGCCTATAATATGCCTGATAGTATTAATCTAACGGGAGACTTCAATATCGAAATTCTTACCAAAGCGATAAAGGCAACAATTGACCGTCATGAATCTTTAAGAACGATCTTTAGAAAAAATGAGTCGGGTGAGATAAGACAATGGGTGCTTAACAGAGAAGAATTAGATTTTGAAGTAAAATATCAAGATTTCAGAAGTGATTTGGCTGGCCTGGAAAAAGCAGCAGCGTTTATAAATGAGGATTCATTTAAGCCCTTTGATTTGGAAAATGGCCCTTTATTTAGAGCTAATTTTATGAAAGTCACAGAGGATAGTTGTATTCTTTATTTCAATATGCATCATATCATTAGTGATGGCTGGTCAATGGGGGTATTGACTAAAGATGTCCTGACTTACTACGATGCATTTATCGGAAACAAAAAGCCGGAATTAATTCCGCTGAAAATTCAGTACAAGGATTATTCAGCCTGGCAGTTAGCGCAATTGAACGAGGTGTCTTTTCAAGCACATAAGACATTCTGGCTGAACAGACTCTCAGGAGAATTACCATTACTGGATCTGCCAAGTACAAAGCAAAGACCAAAAGTTAAAACCAACAACGGTCATTGTCTCCAAGCCTATATTAATGCAAATCTTACTGATAAATTAAGAAAATATTCGGAAAAGAATGGAGGAAGTTTATATATAGGGTTGTTGGCCTCTTGGAATATTCTAATGTACCATTACACCAACCAGAGAGATATAATAATCGGATCTTCTGTTGCCAGTAGAAATCACCCTGATCTTGAAGGTCAAATAGGTTTCTATTCTAACACGCTGGCACTTAGAACGCAGATTGAACCGGAAGAAAGTTTTCATGATTTTTTTAGGTCTGTAACAGATTCAACATTAAAGAGCCTTAACCATCAAATGTATCCTTTTATCAGGTTGGTAGAAGATTTAAATTTTCATGGTGATCCCGGTAGAAATGCCATTTTTGATGTTATGTTATTTCTTCAGAATAATGGTGAAAAAGTTAATAGAAATGAACTAAAAGAAACGGAAGTAGAGGCCATTACAGACAAAGGGCATCGCGTATCTAAATTTGATATAAACGTTGCACTTCAGGAAGTAAATGATTGTGTATCCCTGGATGTGACATTTAATCCCGATGTCTACGACAAAGACATGATAGAGGGGGTAATAAAACATTACAAACAATTATTAAATGCGCTATTAGAAACCCCTGAAGAAAAGATTTCACAAATAGAATATTTGTCTCACCAGGAAAAGTATGATCTTCTTCATTTTAATGCTGCAGAGGATTTACACTATCCCGAGAACAAAACAATTATAGCATTGTTTGAGGAACAGGTGTCAAAAACGCCGAATAATATAGCACTCGTATTTAGAAATAAAAAGTTCACTTATAACGAACTGGATAAATTATCAAACCAGTTGGCACATTATCTGGTTGAAAATTATAAGATCAAGCCTGATAATTTAATAGGGGTGATGCTCAACAGAAACGAATGGTCTATTGTTTCAATTCTGGGTATTTTAAAAGCAGGTGCAGCTTATGTTCCGATCGATGCTCAGGACCCTTCTGGCAGAAAAGATTTTATAATTAATGATGCCTCACTAGTATTATTAATCACAGAAGTTAATTTTATTCATGATATTGATTATTATGAAGGAGATATTTTTGCAATTGATGTAGAATTTGACCCGGAAAACTATGCTTCGGATAGGCTTTCTGTAGTGCCTGAAGCGGATAATCTGGCTTATGTGATCTATACTTCAGGTTCAACAGGGAAACCAAAAGGAGTAATGATTACTTCAAGAGCAGTTGTAGATTATGCTTTTGGGGTATTAGATAAAACTAACATTAGCACATGTAAGTCATTTGGGCTCGTTTCTACAATTTCAGCCGATTTGGGTAATACAGTTATTTTTACTTCATTACTAATAGGTGCAGCACTTCACGTTATTGTCAAAGAGGATATCATCGATGCACATAAAATGCGGGAATTTGATTTGGATTGTATTAAGATGACTCCTTCACACTGGAAAGCATTGCAAACCAGTGAGGACGTTTTTATGCCTAATAAATGTTTGATTCTGGGTGGGGAACCATTTTCAGAAGAAATAATAAAATATATAAAACGCAGTGTTAGTACTTGTGAGGTATACAATCACTATGGGCCAACCGAAACTACGATAGGTAAATTAATAAACAAAGTTGATAAGAGTCAAAATGTAGCTAGAGTCGCTTTAGGAAGACCCATTGGAAACAATAAGGTCTATATTTTAGATGCCAATCAACAACTTCGTCCTGTTGGTTTACCGGGTGAAATCTGTATTAGCGGAGTAGGTTTGGCTAAGGGATACTTAAATCAAAAAGAATTAACCAAGGAAAAGTTTGTCAATAATCCTTTTGTTGTCGGAGAACTTTTATACAGAACTGGAGATTTAGGAAAATGGCTGCCAAATGGAGAGATAGAGTTTATCGGAAGGATAGATGAGCAAGTAAAAATACGAGGATATAGGATAGAATTGGAAGAGATTAAACTTGCACTACTAAAATTGGATGTTATAGAAGATGCCGTTTTGATAGTCAGGGAAAATCAAAACAATGAAAACGAACTTGTGGCCTATATGGTCACCAAATCAGAGCAAAATGGGAATGATCTGAGAGCCCGTTTAAGAAAAACTCTCCCCGAATATATGCTTCCGGCCTACTTTGTAGTACTTCAGAGTATTCCGTTGACACTAAACGGTAAAGTAGACAAAGATTCCTTACCAGATCCACTAATAGCAGGTATTGATAATGGTGTAGAATATATTGCTCCCCGAAACGAAGTAGAAAGGAAAATTATTGAAATTATTGCAGACATTTTAGGAAAAAATAAAAGTCAGATAAGTGTTCATGATAACTTTTTTGATCTTGGAATCAGTTCATTGGGATTAATGAAATTATATGTTTTTATTCATAAAGAATTGAATTCAAATCTTCAGGCGGTTTCTGTATTTGAATTTACCTCGGTTAGCACATTAGCGGCATATTTAATCAATGGAGTACAATCCAACGTTGCCGTGTTGGCAAAGAGTAGTATTGCTTCTGAAATGGATGATATGATTGATTTGATTTGATTTACAGTCATCAAGTCATTTCAAAGAAGGATTTAGACATCACCATACGAAGACTCTACTATGTCTCAGTTACGAAGTAAGTAGTTTGAAGTTTTTGTATTTTGAGATGTAATTTTATTTCAATAAAGCCTGAATAATAATATGAATAATAGATCTATAAAAAAGGATATCGCGATAATCGGTATGTCGGGACTATTCCCGAAGTCAAAAAGTATAATGGACTTTTGGAAGAATCTGGTAGACGGTAAGGAGTTAATCCAATTTCATGAAGATGAAGACCTGGAAAAGGCAGGAGTAGACCGGGATCTTATCCGTAATCCGAAATATGTAAAGGGTAGTTGTTTAATAGAGGAGCCCGGAAGTTTCGATTTTTCTTTTTTTGGATACACAAAAGAAGAAGCGGCTTTGATGGATCCACAAACCAGAATCCTACACGAACAGGCTTGGAAAAGTTTAGAAGATGCAGGATATAATCCTCATAATTATTCTCAGAAAATAGGGAGTTTTTTTAGTGCAAGTGATAATATAAATTGGAGGAATTATGTATCTCTTTCCACCACATTAAATGTAAACCCTTTTTTCATTAAGCATATATCAAATGTTAACTCTGTAAGCAGATTAATTTCTTACTCCCTAAATTTAAAAGGTCCAAGTTACTTTGTTGACACAGCGTGTTCAAGTTCATTAGTGGCAGTTCATATTGCTTGTCGAAGTTTGTTAATGAAAGAATGCACCATGGCAATAGCAGGCGGGGTAAGTATTGGATCAAATACAGCTGTTGGCTATTTGTATGAGGAAGGTTCTATTCTGTCTAAGGATGGTCATTGTAAAGCATTCGATCAGGATTCTTCGGGTACAGTACAAGGAGAGGGTGCAGGGGTTGTGGTTTTAAAAAGACTGGCAGATGCCTTAACTGACAGAGATCATATTTATGGCGTAATCCGATCCACTTCTGTCAACAATGACGGTAGCTTGAAGGTAGGTTATGTAGCTCCAAGTATTATCGGACAATATGAATGTATTGATACCGCCTTAAAAATTGCTGAGGTTGATCACAAAGCTATTTCGTATATCGAAGCGCATGGAACTGGTACTAAATTAGGTGATGCGATAGAGATAGAAGCGTTGAATAGAGCTTTTAATTATGATACATCACATCAATGCAGCATAGGATCTCTAAAGACTAATTTTGGACATATGGATGCTGCTGCAGGAGTTAGCGGATTAATTAAAACAGCACTGTCTTTAGAAAAAAAAATGTTGCCGGCCTCTTTGCATTTCAAGACATCAAATCCGGATATTAAATTTAAATCAGGACCATTTTCCGTCAATGACAAGTTAACGGAATGGGAGAGCGATAAGCCTCGATTAGCGGGCGTAAGTAGCTTTGGTATTGGGGGTACGAATGCACATGCAATTCTGGAAGAACCGCCTTTATCACAATTGGCAAGCGTTCCTACAGTATATCAACTTTTCCCATTTTCTGCTAAAACAAGATCTTCTTTAGAAAGTTATGGTCATTCTTTGAAAGATTTTTTAAGGGAAAATCAAAAAGTGAATATGGCAGATTTAGCCTATACACTTAAAACGGGAAGATATAGCCATAAGTTTCGAAATTTCATTATTGGAAAGGACTCTAAGGAGGCCATTGCACAATTAGAGGAGTTAGATTTTCGCCAGACTTTCAACGATAGTAAGCAGAAAGAAATCGTATTGATGTTTTCCGGTCAGGGAAGCCAGTATTACGGAATGGGGAAACAATTGTATTTGCAGTATCCTGATTTTAAATTAATTATAGACGAAGGTTTAAGGATTTTAAATGACGAAACAGGAGTCGACTATAAAGGTATCCTGGGGTACCATGAAGAAAGTGGTTCAGAAAGAGATAAGATAAATGACACCTGTTATACGCAACCGCTGCTATTTCTGTTGGAATACGGTTTTGCTAGTTTTTTGCTGAAGTTAGGGGTTAAGCCATCACAAATGATAGGCCATAGCCTTGGTGAATATGTAGCTGCCTGTATTAGTGAAGTTTTTACTTTTGAAGAGGGGATTAGACTAGTGGTTAGACGGGCGCAGTTAATGAGTGAAGTAGAACGCGGTGCTATGTTGAGCGTTCCGCTTTCGGCTAAAGAAGCTATTGAGATGAGTCCGCCGGATATCGCTATCGCTGCAATTAATACAGAGAATTCCTGTGTTATTTCGGGGAGTTCTGCAAGTATTAAGACAGTTGAAGATTTACTTTCTGCTAAAGGAATAACATTTTCGAGACTTAGAACCTATTACGCCTTTCACAGTGCGATGATGGATCCAATTTTAGAGGCCTACGAAAGGGAACTGAAAAAAGTAAACTTTTCATATCCTAAATATTCATTCATCTCCTGCACTACCGGGGAACCGATTAAAAAAGAAGAAGCAGTTTCTCCTAAGTACTGGGTAAAACATTTGCGGGAAACCGTCAATTTTTCTAAAGGGTTAGATTTTTTATTGAAAGAAGGCAATTCCATTTTTATTGAGATTGGATCTGAAAATACCTTATTGGACTTTTTACGACATAATACAAATTTTTATTCCGGTTTAGTTTTGGCTTCCGTACTCAAACATCCGACAGCCACAAAAGATGATTCTTATTATTTATTAAAAGCATTAGGGACTTTGTGGAGAAGTGGAGTACCTGTTAATTGGGATGAATATTATTCCGGTCAATCAAGAAATAAAGTTTCAGCGCCGACTTATTCATTTGATAAAATAGTTTTTCCAGCCAGAGTGAATCCAATGCAAATACTGATCAACTTGTATACCTCTGGTTCGATAGATAAGCTGAATAATGGAGAGGTTATTTCGCAAGTTGGCCGGGCTTTAGAATCGGATAAGGAAGCGTCAGAGATGTTTTTAGAAAACTTAGAAAGACCGGATATAGAAACTTTGTATGCTGAAGCCAAAACAGAAATAGAAAAAGAATTAGCAGAACTATGGAAATCTTCCTTTGGATATGATAAGATAGGTGTAAATGATGACTTTTTTGAGCTGGGAGGAGATTCATTGAAGGCAATCACATTACTGAAAAGAGTTCACAAATCCTTTGATATTGAGATTACCGTGGGCGATTTTTTTGAAAATAGTAGCATAAGAAAACTTGCGAGAGAGATTGATTTAGCATTAGAAGTTAAAGAATTAAATAAAGCTGAGAACAAATCGGCGACGTCCAACCAAATACGATTGTAATTTATGAAAGAGTTGATTAGCGAACTTAAATCAAAAAATATTTTTTTATCCGTAGATAAAGAAGAGTTAGTTATTGATTTTGATGGCGATAACTTATCTCATGATTTAATCTCTAAGATAAAAGATAATAAGTTAGCGCTTATTAATTACTTAGGAAAGTATCACAACGATCGTAAATACACTGAAATTCCTGTACTTTCTTTAAATAATCATTATTCAATCTCTGATGCCCAAAGAAGACTCTGGATTTTGAGCCAATATGAAGGAGCCTCAGCTGCTTATAACATGATGGTAAGTATAACGTTAGAGGGAAAGTATAAATTGGCTTTATTTGAAAAATCATTTGATAATCTCATCGACCGCCATGAGATCTTACGAACCGTTTTCAAAGAAGATGAGTCAGGAGAGATCAGGCAATGGATACTTGAAAGGGAAGATTTAGGGTTTACGATCGATTATCAGGACTTTAGAGAAGAAGCTGATAAGAAAGAAAAAGTAGAAGCCTATATAACAGCTGACTCCCATCAGGTATTTGATCTGGAAAAAGGACCTTTACTCAGAGCGGCCTTACTTCAGGTAGAGGAAGAGGAATATTGGTTCTACTTCAACATACACCATATTATTAGTGATGGCTGGTCAATGGAGGTATTAACCAAAGATATATTCAAGTACTATGTAGCCTGTAGGGAAGGGAAAGAACCTGATATGGAGGAATTGAGAATCCAGTACAAGGATTATTCAGCCTGGCAGCTGACTCAATTGAATCAGGAGTCATTTAAGGCGCATGGAGAATATTGGCTGGACAAACTCTCAGGAGAGCTGCCATTACTGGAGCTTCCAAGCAGCAAACAGCGACCAAAACTAAAAACCTATAGGGGGCATAGCTTAGGCGCTTATCTTGACAAAGCAACAACAGCTAAGCTAAAGGGAT
Encoded proteins:
- a CDS encoding beta-ketoacyl synthase N-terminal-like domain-containing protein, with translation MNNRSIKKDIAIIGMSGLFPKSKSIMDFWKNLVDGKELIQFHEDEDLEKAGVDRDLIRNPKYVKGSCLIEEPGSFDFSFFGYTKEEAALMDPQTRILHEQAWKSLEDAGYNPHNYSQKIGSFFSASDNINWRNYVSLSTTLNVNPFFIKHISNVNSVSRLISYSLNLKGPSYFVDTACSSSLVAVHIACRSLLMKECTMAIAGGVSIGSNTAVGYLYEEGSILSKDGHCKAFDQDSSGTVQGEGAGVVVLKRLADALTDRDHIYGVIRSTSVNNDGSLKVGYVAPSIIGQYECIDTALKIAEVDHKAISYIEAHGTGTKLGDAIEIEALNRAFNYDTSHQCSIGSLKTNFGHMDAAAGVSGLIKTALSLEKKMLPASLHFKTSNPDIKFKSGPFSVNDKLTEWESDKPRLAGVSSFGIGGTNAHAILEEPPLSQLASVPTVYQLFPFSAKTRSSLESYGHSLKDFLRENQKVNMADLAYTLKTGRYSHKFRNFIIGKDSKEAIAQLEELDFRQTFNDSKQKEIVLMFSGQGSQYYGMGKQLYLQYPDFKLIIDEGLRILNDETGVDYKGILGYHEESGSERDKINDTCYTQPLLFLLEYGFASFLLKLGVKPSQMIGHSLGEYVAACISEVFTFEEGIRLVVRRAQLMSEVERGAMLSVPLSAKEAIEMSPPDIAIAAINTENSCVISGSSASIKTVEDLLSAKGITFSRLRTYYAFHSAMMDPILEAYERELKKVNFSYPKYSFISCTTGEPIKKEEAVSPKYWVKHLRETVNFSKGLDFLLKEGNSIFIEIGSENTLLDFLRHNTNFYSGLVLASVLKHPTATKDDSYYLLKALGTLWRSGVPVNWDEYYSGQSRNKVSAPTYSFDKIVFPARVNPMQILINLYTSGSIDKLNNGEVISQVGRALESDKEASEMFLENLERPDIETLYAEAKTEIEKELAELWKSSFGYDKIGVNDDFFELGGDSLKAITLLKRVHKSFDIEITVGDFFENSSIRKLAREIDLALEVKELNKAENKSATSNQIRL
- a CDS encoding non-ribosomal peptide synthetase, which gives rise to MLYDSEVLSLLTKLKAKQIAIALDDTFENLRVRGDLKKLTPEEKQALVDNKAEIILLLKDSLSGIQTIEAAKVQSSYPISDAQRRIWILSQFKDGSVAYNMPTHIHLNKDLNISYFKQAIEATLERHEMLRTVFRENEEGEIRQWILSREDLDFEIGYRDYREEEFKHEKVLSFIGTDSYKAFDLKNGPLLRAALLQTADNEYVFYFNLHHIISDGWSMKILYSDVFFYYEKYMEGNNQNLPSLKIQYKDYACWQLDQIENDSFKVYKKYWLDKLSGKLGILDLPGVNVRPNVKTHKGRTVATYLDKDLTNRFKNYALQRSGTLFMSLVSVLKAFLRRETAQDDLIVGTPVAGRNLLELENQIGFYVNTLVLRTRIDEKDNLEDIFRNAKHTILDAYAHQAYPFDRLVEDIGQSRQTSRSAIFDILVVLQNTDEKMKEISISESNIDDIVEIRTGTSIYDIKFEFQENEDYIAFLIEYNQDLYKPAIIERFIKHFKTFSSLALTNPAQEIGSLDYLSVQEKAELKLLDKQVFTAVSNTTIVSQFHEQVKRNSLKTALRCGNESYSYEELNRCANQVAHFLLEEAAIKKEEKIGLVLNNGFYSIASRLGVLKAGGSYLVLMPTAHENHLASMISDFEIQTLIIEKEFIEQSNRLQWSSATLKNYLCVDSNDVKAEKEYRDNIMMSQELWDHVGRRADDQITSGGWISSYTGEAISDIEMEEYSMNAYNKLRNSLHSDMRVLEIGCSSGITLSKIAPEVALYYGTDLSPIILSGTEKMIAENGIKNVKLKQLVAHEIGELEEKDFDLIIINSVIQNFHGHNYFLKVIKEGVKLLKEDGKIFIGDIMDINKKSEMLEDLHQFKQDNKDKGYTTKTDFSSDFFVSKGYFEDLIITEKNIVEVSVSDKIRTIENELTKYRYDVILQIDKRQVKIVTEEENIQQRKIKRQYDRTDLVVRSEVNPEIQVSADQVATIISNFDTVDEQKSLLIRHSDVVGLFKMDSTLFDYGSSNKWATFLQRTPSILEIYGTLLFGSELVLVPELLQHNESLLEFLEKESVTHLSVEASAVSNLLLAKELYNKDLEICSLIVDDEVVTDDKFQESITNSAFRIINKREITNDSFPTFDWIFTKEEEHELLFTFNDTAVAYPKDKTIVDLFEEQAAKTPDNIAIVFEDTELTYRELNERSNQLAHYLIENYNIQPDDLIGIQLERSEWMIVSILGVLKSGGAYVPIDPQYPQERIDYIKEDTQCKVCLDEQELSKFKENQERYAKDAETRRSQPENLIYVIYTSGSTGNPKGVMLEHSGLVNRMLWMKRDLEVKEADVFLQKTPVTFDVSVWELFLPLVCGSKLVFAKPEGHKDPVYLEELLESQKISIIHFVPSMLSAALDTIKWDKLECLQHVICSGEALSKRIESSFKAKAPFSSLHNYYGPTEASIDVTAINLSQHPTVGHEVLIGKPVDNTQIYIVNEKNSLQPVGVLGEILIGGDQVARGYLNKEALSQEKFITNPFRAGERLYKTGDLGRWLPDGNIEFIGRKDDQVKIRGHRIELGEIEHALVKHEDVNQAVVLARENESAEKELVAYIVSNIEQNASDLRTYLKQSLPEYMLPTYFVQLEAIPLTASGKIDKKALPNPEGAGLSSGVAYVAPRNELEERLVNIWEEVLERENIGINDDFFALGGHSLKAVRLSNEYQKKIAVNLSLEELFAHTSVASHVALIASSKREEFIKIKTITPQSDYALSDAQRRLWIVSQSEKGSIAYNMPDSINLTGDFNIEILTKAIKATIDRHESLRTIFRKNESGEIRQWVLNREELDFEVKYQDFRSDLAGLEKAAAFINEDSFKPFDLENGPLFRANFMKVTEDSCILYFNMHHIISDGWSMGVLTKDVLTYYDAFIGNKKPELIPLKIQYKDYSAWQLAQLNEVSFQAHKTFWLNRLSGELPLLDLPSTKQRPKVKTNNGHCLQAYINANLTDKLRKYSEKNGGSLYIGLLASWNILMYHYTNQRDIIIGSSVASRNHPDLEGQIGFYSNTLALRTQIEPEESFHDFFRSVTDSTLKSLNHQMYPFIRLVEDLNFHGDPGRNAIFDVMLFLQNNGEKVNRNELKETEVEAITDKGHRVSKFDINVALQEVNDCVSLDVTFNPDVYDKDMIEGVIKHYKQLLNALLETPEEKISQIEYLSHQEKYDLLHFNAAEDLHYPENKTIIALFEEQVSKTPNNIALVFRNKKFTYNELDKLSNQLAHYLVENYKIKPDNLIGVMLNRNEWSIVSILGILKAGAAYVPIDAQDPSGRKDFIINDASLVLLITEVNFIHDIDYYEGDIFAIDVEFDPENYASDRLSVVPEADNLAYVIYTSGSTGKPKGVMITSRAVVDYAFGVLDKTNISTCKSFGLVSTISADLGNTVIFTSLLIGAALHVIVKEDIIDAHKMREFDLDCIKMTPSHWKALQTSEDVFMPNKCLILGGEPFSEEIIKYIKRSVSTCEVYNHYGPTETTIGKLINKVDKSQNVARVALGRPIGNNKVYILDANQQLRPVGLPGEICISGVGLAKGYLNQKELTKEKFVNNPFVVGELLYRTGDLGKWLPNGEIEFIGRIDEQVKIRGYRIELEEIKLALLKLDVIEDAVLIVRENQNNENELVAYMVTKSEQNGNDLRARLRKTLPEYMLPAYFVVLQSIPLTLNGKVDKDSLPDPLIAGIDNGVEYIAPRNEVERKIIEIIADILGKNKSQISVHDNFFDLGISSLGLMKLYVFIHKELNSNLQAVSVFEFTSVSTLAAYLINGVQSNVAVLAKSSIASEMDDMIDLI